Part of the Paludisphaera borealis genome, GGGTCGCCCGGATGGTGATCTTCGGCCAGTTCAACATGCGCGAGGTCCCGTTCCGCGACGTCTACATCCACCCCGTGATCCAAGACGGCAACGGCAAGCGGATGTCGAAGTCGGCCGGCAACGGCGTCGACCCCGTGGATATCGTCGAAGTTTACGGTGCCGACGCCCTCCGCTACACGTTGGCCCTGGGCGCCACCGAGACCCAAGACCTGCGGATGCCCGTCGAGAAGCTGAAGCTCGCCGACGGCCGGACGATCAACAGCTCCGAGCGGTTCGAGCAAGGGCGGAATTTCGCCAACAAGATCTGGAACGTCGCCCGGCTGACGATGATGAACCTGGAGGGCTACGAGGCCGCGCCGGTGGACGTCGCCAAGCTGCCGGTCGAGGACCGCTGGATCTTGGCCGAGCTGGACGAGACGGTCGCCGCGACGACCGCGGATCTCGACGCCTTCCGGTTCTCGGAAGCGACGCGCCGGCTTCGCGAGTTCGCCTGGGGCGAGTTCTGCGACTGGTACGTCGAGTTCATCAAGACGAGGCTCCGCGACCCCGAGACGCGGCCGGACGCCCAGCGCGTGGCGGCGGCGGTCCTCGACGTCCTCTGCCGGCTCTTGCATCCGATCATGCCGTTCCTCACCGAGCAGATCTGGCAGCCGCTGGGCCAGCTCGCCCCGCGTCGAGGCGCGCCCGAGCCGGTCGCCGCCGCGGCCAGCGTCTGCGTCGCCCCCTGGCCCGTCCTCGCGGGCCTGGAAGACGCCGAGGCCCGCGCCACGGTGGCCCAGTGGAAGGAGAAGATCCAGGCGATCCGCAACCTCCGGGCCGAGCGCAACGTCCCCAAGGACGCCAAGATCTCCCCCGTGATCGTGGCCGAGGGGGTGGTCGCCGACCGGTTGCGGCTGGGCGAGAGCTTCATCCGCAGCCTGACCGGCGCGGCGAGCGTCGAGATCACGGCCGACGGCTCGCGGCGACCGGCCGATTCGGCCGTGTCCGTCCTGGCCGACGCCGAGATCGTCCTGCCGCTGGAAGGGCTGATCGACAAGGAGGCCGAACTGGCCAAGCTCCGCAAGAGCCTGGCCGACCTGGAACGCCAGATCGCCCCCTTGCGAGCGAAACTGTCCAACGAATCGTTCACATCGCGGGCGCCCGCCGAGGTCGTCTCGGCCTCGCGCGACAAGCTCGCCGAGCTGGAAGCCCAGCACGCCGCGGTCGCGAGCCTGGTGGAGACCGCGCGGACATGACGCCCCTCACGTTGACGGGGCCGATCGCGGCTCTTATGATCAAGCGGAAGCGTTCCGGGCGACGACGACCCGGACCGGGTTATCAAGCCGGTCAAGTGGAAAGGTAAGCTGCCGTGCCGGTCCAGATGGATCTCATGCGGATCATCATCAATGAGAACAGCGATCAACACATCATCTTCCTCAAGGAAGTTGAAGGCGACCGCATGTTCCCGATCGTGATCGGCATCTTCGAGGCCTCGAGCATCGACCGGCGCGTCAAGAACCAGCAGAGCCAGCGCCCGCTCACCCACGACCTCCTGGCCAACGCCATCGAGTTGCTGGGGGGCGAACTCCAGGATATCTATATCAGCGAGCTACGTGATCATACGTATTTCGCCAAGCTGCGGATTCGCCACGAGGGCGAGATCCTCGAGATCGACTCGCGGCCCAGCGACGCGATCGCGCTGGCCGTGACCGTGGACGTCCCCATCTACGTGGCCGAGGACATCATCGAGGAAGTCAGCCAGTGAACGGGAGGCGAGGCGGACGAGCGAAGCGGCCGAACCTCGCCGCGCATCGAGCCGTCGAAATTCGGAGGGGTGCCAGAGTGGTCGATTGGGACGGTCTTGAAAACCGTTGAAGGGTCACACCTTCCGTGGGTTCGAATCCCACCCCCTCCGCTTGGATCGGTCGAGAGCCGGTCGGAATCGCAACGACCCGCCCAAGATGCCGGCGTGGCGGAATGGCAGACGCTGAGGACTTAAAATCCTCTTCGGGGGAACCCGAGTGTGGGTTCGAATCCCACCGCCGGTATTGGATCGCAGGGCTGCGGGAGCGGGGGCGATCATCGCCAGGCGAACTCGGGGGGGACGGGGAAGCCGGCGACCTCGGGGCGGACGAGGGACCAGAACTCACGGACCTTGGCGCGGACGGGCTCGGTCTCCATCCCCAGAACCTTGAAGATCAGGCCGGCGTCGTTGGGGAGCCGGCTCGCGCCGGCGGCGCATCGGGCCTTGCGGTCGAAGACGGCGGGAGCCTGGGCGAGGATGCGGTCGGCGTGGAGCTTGGGAGTGAGCAGGATCACGTTGCCGAAGACGTCGAAGTCGCCCATGGCGCCCGCGGCGCGGGGGGGCTCGCGGTTGGGCTCGATCAGGAACTTCTCGGTGAACAGATCCGACCCGTCGGGCCGCTCGGCGTGGACCGTCGAGGAGAAGAGGTCGAACACGAAGCACTCACCGTCGCGGTAGTACTTTCGTCCGCACGTGAGGATCTCGGAGTATAATAATGTGGCGGTCGGATGGATTTCGAGGCGTGTTCGGGTCAAGAACCGCGAGCGTCGGAACGGGATGACCTGGTCGGGGAGAAGCTCCAGATAGGCGCCCTCTTCGAGCACGACGTCCTGGACTTGCATCGCGTAGTTGGCGTCCATCTCGTGGATCTTGGTCGCGGCCTGGGTGGTGACGTGGGCGAAGGCGTCGCGGGCGACCCGGACGTCGATCGTGTAGCGGTCGCCCTGAAGGATTCCCCCGGCGTTGCTGATGATGAACACGAACGGCAGGTCGGGCATGCCCTCGTCGCAGTAGAGCGCTTTCTGGACGATGAGCGGCGCCCGGCGCTCCAAAAACGCCAGGATCGACCGCTCGCCGCGACGCTCGAACCGCATTCGCAAAAGCGCGACCTTGCCGACCGATCCGCTCGGGAGCTGTTTCGGCTCGTCTTGATAGGGCGCGAGTTCGCGCGGGAGGGGAAACGGTGTCAAACGCCGGCCTTTTTCAGATGGAGGTCGAACAGGACGTTCTCGCGAATAAATGTCACAAGTGCGTCGATCCCTTCGCCCGTCTTGCAATTGGTGAACAAGAACGGCTTCTCTCCCCGCATGAGACGTGAGTCGGTCTCCATGACTTCGAGACTGGCGCCGACGTAGGGGGCGAGGTCGGTCTTGTTGATGACGAGCACGTCCGACTGCGTGATTCCGGGGCCGTTCTTGCGGGGGATCTTGTCGCCGGCGGCGACGTCGATCACATAGATGAAGTAATCGACGAGCGCGGGGCTGAAGGTCAGGGTCAGGTTATCGCCGCCGCTTTCGATGAGCACCAGGTCGGTGTCCGGGAACCGCGATTCCATGTCCTCTACCGCCGCGAGGTTCATGCTCGGGTCTTCGCGGACGGCCGTGTGGGGACAGGCTCCGGTCTCGACGCCGATGATCCGTTCTTCGATCAACACCCCCTTGAGCGTTCGCTGGACGTGCTTGGCGTCCTCGGTCGTCACGACGTCGTTGGTGATGATCATGACCCGGACGCCGAGGTCGACCAGCTTGGGCGTGATCGCCTCGATGAGCGCCGTCTTGCCCGAGCCGACCGGCCCGCCGACCCCGATTCGCGTGATGCTTTTCGCCATGGTCTCAACGCCCCTTTCCTGCCGATCCGTTCCATTCAATTCATGAACATGCGAACCGTCGCCCGGACGTGCAGCGCCGCCAGGACGTCGAACGTCGGCGCGAAGGCCGTCATGTCGTCGAGTCCGGCGTCGGCCACGCGGTCGAAGGTCGCCTCGGCTTCGCCGTTGACCTCGAACAGGATCGCCTGGGCGTCGAGGTAACTGAGCTTCATCAGCCGGAGCGCCGACGAAACCATCATGGTGGCCACTCCATATTGGTGGACGGCGAACGTCTCCCGTTCGGACAGGCCGAGCGTCGAGAAGACGACGGCCTGGCCGACGGGGTAGGTGCCGGGCGTCGTCCCCGCCTTGATCGAGGCCAGCCATCCGCCGACCACCGCCGAGGGGGCGACCGCCTCGGCCAACTCGGCCATCTTGCGACCCATTCGAACGTTCATGGTCCGCATCTCCTCGTTGAGCTTGCGGTTGAAGATCGCGCGATCGGCTCGTTCGACCCGCGCCGGGTCGCCGGCGGCCGAGGCCCGGAAAGCTTCCAGCATGCCGACGCCGTCGGACGTCGCGGCCTGGACCACGGCGGTCCTGACGAAGCGCCGGAGGCTCTCGACGTCGGAGACGATCCCGTTCTGGACCGCCGATTCGAGGCCGTTCGAAAACGAGAAGGCCCCGACTGGCAGTACGGAATCGCCGAACTGGAGGATGCGCATGCATTCAAGAATCGTCGCCACGAACGCCCTTCCTTAGTGGTGGTGATCGCCGTGGTCGTGCGTACGTGTATGAGTATGGGAGTGAGAATGGGAATGGAGGCCGCTGGGGCCGCCGCCGCCCGGCGCTTCGTCGTGCACGTGGATCGGCGTATGGACGTGCGGTGTTGAATCGGCGCCTCCGAAGAGCCTTCGCGATTCGTGAGGGGCGAGGTACGGGATGATCTCGGAGCCCGGCGCGAACTCGTAATGGATTCCCTCGAAGGCGTGCGTCTTCATGACCGAGGCCATGACCTTGCGGTCGACGGTCAGGGGGACGTACACGGTCGTCCCCTTGACCACGGCCGGCCAGTGTTGGTTTCCCAGGGCGTGACCGAGCTCGAAGCAGGTCCGCGCCAGCGTCTCGGCCGCCTGGCCGACCAGCCCGTCGAGGTGGATCACCAGGACGTCCTGGAGCACGATCCGGGCGACGATCGCGGACCGAGACGCCTCGTCCCAGGACAGGACGTCGCCGTCGTGGAGGTGGCTGTTGCGATCGAGGGCGACGGCCACCTCGGACCCCTCGCTGGTCTTGAGCCGGAACCGGTTCTTCTGAGCCTGCCACTGGTCGAGGCTGAGGACGTCGAGCCGCGCGCCTTTCAGCCGGCCGACCCAGGGTTCCTCATTGACGTTGCCGATGATCGACTCGACGAGAATCATGCGTCGCTCCTCAAGCCTGTGGGACGCCCCTTGCTCAACTGAAGAAATAGAGCTGGTTGAGCGCGATCGTCTTGGGCGGCGTGACGGTCGCGTGGACGCCGTCGACCTTGACGGCGAAGGTCTGGGGGTCGACGTCGATGTCGGGGAGGAAGTCGTTGCGGACCATGTGGCTCTTGCCCAGGGTCCGGGTGCCGTAGACCGGCCGGACGATCCTCTCGAGCCCGTATTTCTGGGCGACGCCGCGGTCGTAGGCGACTTTCGAGACGAACGAGACGCAGTTCCTGGCGAGCGTCGTGCCGAAGGCCCCGAACATCGGGCGATAGTACATGGGCTGCGTCGTCGGCAGCGAGGCGTTGGGGGCGCCCATGTTGGACCAGACGATCATCCCCCCCTTGAGGACCAGCTTCGGCTTGGCTCCGAAGAACGCCGGCTCCCAGAGCACGAGGTCGGCCATCTTGCCCGGCGCGATCGAGCCGAGCACGTCGGCGATGCCGGCCGTGATGGCGGGGTTGATCGTGACCTTGGCCACGAACCGCAGGACGCGGAAGTTGTCGTTCCCCTTGGAGTCCTCGGGGAGCGGGCCGCGGGCCTTCTTCATGATGTCGGCGGTCTGGATGCATCGCAGCCAGTTCTCGCCGACCCGGCCCATCGCCTGCGCGTCGCTGCCGATCATCGAGATCGCCCCCATGTCGTGGAGGACGCTCTCGGCGACGATCGTCTCGGCGCGGACTCGGCTCTCGGCGAACGACACGTCGGAGGGGATCTTGGGGTTGAGGTTGTGGCAGACCATGATCATGTCGAACAGCTCGGCCACCGAGTTGACGCCGCAGGGAAGGGTCGGGTTCGTCGAACTGGGCAGGACGTTGCGCTGGCCGACGACCTTGAGGAGGTCGGGCGCGTGGCCGCCGCCGGCGCCTTCGCTGTGGTATGTGTGGATCGTTCGCCCGTCGAACGCGGCGATCGAGTCTTCGACGTATCCCGATTCGTTGAGGGTGTCGGTGTGGACCGCAACGGAGACGTCGTACTCGTCGGCCACTTTGAGGCAGGTTCGAATCGCGGCGGGCGTGGTCCCGTAATCCTCGTGGATCTTGAAGCCCGCCGCGCCGGCCTCGAGCTGCTCGATCAGGGGCTCTGGGCTTGATGCGTTCCCCTTGCCCTGGAAGCCGAAATTGATGGGCAGGCCTTCGGCGGCGCGGAGCATCATCTCCAGGTTCCAGGGGCCGTTGGTCGAGGTGACGCCGTTGGTCCCGTCGGACGGTCCGATGCCGCCTCCCCAGAAGGTGGTCACGCCGTTGCTCAGCGCCGCCCAGACCTGCTGGGGGCAGATGTAATGGACGTGGGTGTCCATGCCCGCGGCGGTGAGGATCAGATGCTCGCCCGAGATGGCGTCGGTCGCCGTGCCGGTGGCCAGACCCGGCGTCACGCCGTCCATGGTGCTCGGGTTGCCGGCCTTGCCGACGCCCACGATCTTGCCATCGCGGATGCCGACGTCGGCCTTGATGACGCCGAGATAGGGGTCGAGCACCGTCACGTTGGTGATGACCATATCCAGGCAGCCGGCCGCCTGGGTGAGCTGGTTGTCCGACCCCATGCCGTCGCGCAGGGTCTTGCCGCCGCCGTAGATGATCTCGTCGCCGATGACCCGGAGGTCGCGCTCGATCTCGATGAAGAGGTCGGTGTCTCCGAGGCGGATCTTGTCGCCGGTGGTCGGGCCGAACAGGTCGGCGTACTGCTTGCGGGTGATCTTCGACATGGTGCTCCCAACCCTCCGCGACGCCTAGGATTTGGTGGATTTGAAATCTTCATGCTTGGCGCGCCGGACGGCCCGCTCGAAGTTCGGGCGATAGTCCGGCGTCGGGCCTTCGCCCGTCCAGCCGTTGACCAGATCGTTGAAGCCGTAGCAGCGCTGCTTGCCCCCCATCGGCACCAGCGTCACCTTTTTCTGGTCGCCGGGC contains:
- a CDS encoding bifunctional nuclease family protein, which encodes MPVQMDLMRIIINENSDQHIIFLKEVEGDRMFPIVIGIFEASSIDRRVKNQQSQRPLTHDLLANAIELLGGELQDIYISELRDHTYFAKLRIRHEGEILEIDSRPSDAIALAVTVDVPIYVAEDIIEEVSQ
- a CDS encoding urease accessory protein UreD is translated as MTPFPLPRELAPYQDEPKQLPSGSVGKVALLRMRFERRGERSILAFLERRAPLIVQKALYCDEGMPDLPFVFIISNAGGILQGDRYTIDVRVARDAFAHVTTQAATKIHEMDANYAMQVQDVVLEEGAYLELLPDQVIPFRRSRFLTRTRLEIHPTATLLYSEILTCGRKYYRDGECFVFDLFSSTVHAERPDGSDLFTEKFLIEPNREPPRAAGAMGDFDVFGNVILLTPKLHADRILAQAPAVFDRKARCAAGASRLPNDAGLIFKVLGMETEPVRAKVREFWSLVRPEVAGFPVPPEFAWR
- the ureG gene encoding urease accessory protein UreG; this translates as MAKSITRIGVGGPVGSGKTALIEAITPKLVDLGVRVMIITNDVVTTEDAKHVQRTLKGVLIEERIIGVETGACPHTAVREDPSMNLAAVEDMESRFPDTDLVLIESGGDNLTLTFSPALVDYFIYVIDVAAGDKIPRKNGPGITQSDVLVINKTDLAPYVGASLEVMETDSRLMRGEKPFLFTNCKTGEGIDALVTFIRENVLFDLHLKKAGV
- a CDS encoding urease accessory protein UreF — encoded protein: MRILQFGDSVLPVGAFSFSNGLESAVQNGIVSDVESLRRFVRTAVVQAATSDGVGMLEAFRASAAGDPARVERADRAIFNRKLNEEMRTMNVRMGRKMAELAEAVAPSAVVGGWLASIKAGTTPGTYPVGQAVVFSTLGLSERETFAVHQYGVATMMVSSALRLMKLSYLDAQAILFEVNGEAEATFDRVADAGLDDMTAFAPTFDVLAALHVRATVRMFMN
- the ureE gene encoding urease accessory protein UreE (involved in the assembly of the urease metallocenter; possible nickel donor) — protein: MILVESIIGNVNEEPWVGRLKGARLDVLSLDQWQAQKNRFRLKTSEGSEVAVALDRNSHLHDGDVLSWDEASRSAIVARIVLQDVLVIHLDGLVGQAAETLARTCFELGHALGNQHWPAVVKGTTVYVPLTVDRKVMASVMKTHAFEGIHYEFAPGSEIIPYLAPHESRRLFGGADSTPHVHTPIHVHDEAPGGGGPSGLHSHSHSHTHTRTHDHGDHHH
- a CDS encoding urease subunit alpha, with product MSKITRKQYADLFGPTTGDKIRLGDTDLFIEIERDLRVIGDEIIYGGGKTLRDGMGSDNQLTQAAGCLDMVITNVTVLDPYLGVIKADVGIRDGKIVGVGKAGNPSTMDGVTPGLATGTATDAISGEHLILTAAGMDTHVHYICPQQVWAALSNGVTTFWGGGIGPSDGTNGVTSTNGPWNLEMMLRAAEGLPINFGFQGKGNASSPEPLIEQLEAGAAGFKIHEDYGTTPAAIRTCLKVADEYDVSVAVHTDTLNESGYVEDSIAAFDGRTIHTYHSEGAGGGHAPDLLKVVGQRNVLPSSTNPTLPCGVNSVAELFDMIMVCHNLNPKIPSDVSFAESRVRAETIVAESVLHDMGAISMIGSDAQAMGRVGENWLRCIQTADIMKKARGPLPEDSKGNDNFRVLRFVAKVTINPAITAGIADVLGSIAPGKMADLVLWEPAFFGAKPKLVLKGGMIVWSNMGAPNASLPTTQPMYYRPMFGAFGTTLARNCVSFVSKVAYDRGVAQKYGLERIVRPVYGTRTLGKSHMVRNDFLPDIDVDPQTFAVKVDGVHATVTPPKTIALNQLYFFS